One Kitasatospora sp. NBC_01287 DNA window includes the following coding sequences:
- a CDS encoding GNAT family N-acetyltransferase, whose amino-acid sequence MDDPQAPALPADASDTPGYPQHWEADILLRDGGTARIRPIVPGDAERLVEFYALVSDQSKYFRFFAPYPRLSDKDVRRFTHHDFVDRVALAVVVRDRFIATVRYDRIDEHGRPSEGGTDAEVAFLVQDAHQGRGVASALLENIAAVAQERGIRRFVAEVLPENRKMTKVFTDAGYTQKRSFADGLVHLEFDLEQTAASLAVMRAREHRAEARSVQRLLTPRSVAVIGVSRTERSAGRALLRALRGSFAGPVHAVNSAAPPGTELEGVPLHRSVLEIPGPVDLAVLAVPAEAIPAVVADCGAHGVRGLVVVTAGYAETGADGRERQRALVRQARAAGMRVIGPNAFGLLSTNPEHPLNASLAPVLPAAGRFGIFCQSGAIGVALLEAAHRRGLGVSSFASVGNRADVSGNDLLQYWEEDQATDVVLLYLESFGNPRKFTRIARRLALAKPIVVVKGARHTGSLPPGHAVPPTASGLRDATVDALFQQAGVVRVETITDLFDTGELLAHQPLPAGDRVAVVGNSDSLGLLTHDACLSAGLRPRTPVDLTTAATGEHLRVALETALRDSAVDAVIAVAIPPLTTQSIAVGEEPALPATDPAIGEGLLAAAAVARLLGKPLLLTHLALSDLPAVLSAGEHPVPAYPAPERAVRALAHAVRYGQWRRAAESAEQTARVPELDRIDAAAARRLVGRALDSRTAQAARTQPGGARFTLPEEQSAELLAHYGIDVQRALPAPDEDRAVAAAGLLGYPVALKATAAHLRHRPDLGGVRLDLPDEDGLRRAHREVVALLGGAARAELVVQRMAARGVDTVIGASVDPAAGAILSFGLAGAPAELLGDLAHRLIPATDLEVASLVREVRAAPLLFGWRGAAPVDTGALEELLLRVSQLVDDLPEVAGVDLEPVVVAPRGLTVLSARVRIAPLPVRSDLGPRAMSTL is encoded by the coding sequence GTGGACGACCCCCAGGCCCCCGCGCTCCCGGCCGACGCCTCCGACACTCCCGGTTACCCGCAGCACTGGGAGGCCGACATCCTGCTGCGCGACGGCGGTACCGCCCGGATCCGCCCGATCGTGCCCGGCGATGCCGAACGTCTGGTGGAGTTCTACGCACTGGTCTCGGACCAGTCGAAGTACTTCCGCTTCTTCGCTCCCTACCCCCGGCTCTCCGACAAGGACGTGCGGCGCTTCACCCACCACGACTTCGTCGACCGGGTGGCGCTCGCCGTGGTGGTCCGCGACCGCTTCATCGCCACCGTCCGCTACGACCGGATCGACGAGCACGGCCGGCCCAGCGAGGGCGGCACCGACGCCGAGGTGGCCTTCCTGGTCCAGGACGCCCACCAGGGCCGCGGCGTGGCCTCCGCGCTGCTCGAGAACATCGCGGCGGTCGCCCAGGAGCGCGGGATCCGCCGCTTCGTCGCCGAGGTGCTGCCGGAGAACCGGAAGATGACCAAGGTCTTCACCGACGCCGGCTACACCCAGAAGCGCAGCTTCGCCGACGGCCTGGTCCACCTGGAGTTCGACCTGGAGCAGACCGCCGCCTCGCTCGCGGTGATGCGGGCGCGCGAGCACCGCGCCGAAGCCCGCTCGGTGCAGCGGCTGCTGACACCTCGTTCGGTCGCGGTGATCGGGGTCTCGCGGACCGAGCGCTCGGCCGGGCGGGCCCTGCTGCGGGCGCTGCGCGGCAGCTTCGCCGGCCCGGTCCACGCGGTGAACAGCGCCGCCCCGCCGGGCACCGAGCTGGAGGGCGTGCCGCTGCACCGCTCGGTGCTGGAGATCCCGGGGCCGGTCGACCTGGCGGTGCTCGCGGTGCCGGCCGAGGCGATCCCCGCGGTGGTCGCCGACTGCGGTGCGCACGGGGTGCGCGGCCTGGTGGTGGTGACCGCGGGCTATGCCGAGACCGGTGCGGACGGGCGCGAGCGGCAGCGGGCGCTGGTGCGCCAGGCCAGGGCGGCCGGGATGCGGGTGATCGGGCCGAACGCCTTCGGCCTGCTGAGCACCAACCCCGAGCACCCGCTCAATGCCTCGCTCGCCCCGGTGCTGCCGGCGGCCGGGCGGTTCGGGATCTTCTGCCAGTCCGGCGCGATCGGGGTGGCGCTGCTGGAGGCGGCGCACCGGCGCGGGCTCGGCGTCTCCTCCTTCGCCTCGGTCGGCAACCGGGCCGACGTCTCCGGCAATGACCTGCTCCAGTACTGGGAGGAGGACCAGGCCACCGACGTGGTGCTGCTCTACCTGGAGTCCTTCGGCAACCCGCGCAAGTTCACCCGGATCGCCCGCCGCCTGGCACTGGCCAAGCCGATCGTGGTGGTCAAGGGCGCCCGGCACACCGGCAGCCTGCCGCCGGGGCACGCGGTGCCGCCGACCGCGAGCGGCCTGCGCGACGCCACCGTGGACGCGCTCTTCCAGCAGGCCGGAGTGGTCCGGGTGGAGACCATCACCGACCTCTTCGACACCGGCGAGCTGCTGGCCCACCAGCCGCTGCCGGCCGGCGACCGGGTGGCCGTGGTGGGCAACTCCGACTCGCTCGGCCTGCTCACCCACGACGCCTGCCTGAGCGCCGGCCTGCGCCCGCGCACCCCGGTCGACCTGACCACGGCCGCCACCGGCGAGCACCTGCGGGTCGCGCTGGAGACGGCGCTGCGCGACAGCGCGGTGGACGCGGTGATCGCGGTCGCCATTCCGCCGCTGACCACCCAGAGCATCGCGGTCGGCGAGGAGCCGGCGCTGCCCGCCACCGACCCGGCGATCGGCGAGGGCCTGCTGGCCGCCGCCGCGGTGGCCCGGCTGCTGGGCAAGCCGCTGCTGCTCACCCACCTCGCGCTGTCCGACCTCCCGGCCGTGCTGAGCGCCGGTGAGCACCCCGTCCCGGCCTACCCCGCCCCCGAGCGCGCCGTGCGCGCCCTGGCACACGCCGTGCGCTACGGCCAGTGGCGCCGCGCTGCCGAGAGCGCCGAGCAGACCGCCCGGGTCCCCGAGCTCGACCGGATCGACGCGGCGGCCGCCCGCCGCCTGGTCGGGCGCGCACTGGACTCCCGCACCGCGCAGGCCGCCCGCACCCAACCCGGCGGCGCCCGCTTCACCCTCCCGGAGGAGCAGAGCGCCGAACTGCTCGCGCACTACGGCATCGACGTGCAGCGCGCGCTGCCGGCACCCGACGAGGACCGCGCCGTGGCCGCGGCAGGCCTCCTCGGCTACCCGGTCGCGCTCAAGGCCACCGCCGCCCACCTGCGCCACCGCCCCGATCTGGGCGGCGTGCGGCTCGACCTGCCGGACGAGGACGGGCTGCGCCGGGCCCACCGCGAGGTGGTCGCGCTGCTCGGCGGAGCGGCGCGGGCCGAACTGGTGGTGCAGCGGATGGCCGCGCGGGGGGTGGACACGGTGATCGGCGCCAGCGTGGACCCGGCGGCGGGCGCGATCCTCTCCTTCGGGCTGGCCGGCGCCCCGGCCGAACTGCTCGGCGACCTGGCGCACCGGCTGATCCCGGCCACCGACCTGGAGGTGGCATCGCTGGTCCGCGAGGTGCGGGCCGCGCCGCTGCTGTTCGGCTGGCGGGGCGCGGCCCCGGTGGACACCGGCGCGCTGGAGGAACTGCTGCTGCGGGTCTCCCAACTGGTGGACGACCTGCCCGAGGTGGCCGGGGTGGACCTGGAGCCGGTGGTGGTGGCCCCGCGGGGGCTGACGGTGCTCTCCGCGCGGGTGCGGATCGCGCCGCTGCCGGTCCGCAGCGATCTGGGCCCGCGCGCCATGAGCACCCTGTAA
- a CDS encoding pitrilysin family protein, with the protein MSAYVPAMTFHPQPEPGTPTPWAFPAPERTALANGLTVLHCDRPGQQLVAVEVLLDAPLAAEPEGLDGVATILARALSEGTDTLTAEEFAGELERAGATLDAHADHPCIRVILEVPVSRLERGLSLLADALRAPALPADEIERLVANRLDEIVHEQANPARRAAKALYAELFDAADRLSRPRSGTAETVKRIDRAAVQAFYAEHVRPATATLVVVGDLTGTDLPALLESTLGRWSGEQAAPSGSAAVNADDAGRVIIVDRPGSVQTQVLIGRIGPDRHDPAWAAQILGTYCLGGTLTSRLDRVLREEKGYTYGVRAFAQPLRSAADGSGRALLAISGSVDTDSTAPALADTWAILRTLAAEGLTDGEREEAVQFLVGVAPLKYETAGSVAATLADQVEQHLADDFQAEVYQQLAALDTAAATAAVVAAFPPERLVTVLVGDASVIAGPVKELGIGEVTVVTN; encoded by the coding sequence ATGAGCGCCTACGTTCCCGCCATGACCTTCCACCCGCAGCCGGAGCCCGGCACGCCCACCCCCTGGGCGTTCCCCGCACCCGAGCGCACCGCCCTGGCCAACGGCCTGACGGTGCTGCACTGCGACCGCCCCGGGCAGCAGCTGGTCGCCGTCGAGGTGCTGCTCGACGCGCCGCTGGCCGCCGAGCCCGAGGGCCTGGACGGCGTGGCCACCATCCTCGCCCGGGCGCTCAGCGAGGGCACCGACACGCTCACCGCCGAGGAGTTCGCCGGCGAGCTGGAGCGGGCCGGGGCCACCCTGGACGCGCACGCCGACCACCCGTGCATCCGGGTGATCCTGGAGGTCCCGGTCTCCCGCCTGGAGCGCGGCCTGAGCCTGCTCGCCGACGCGCTGCGGGCCCCCGCGCTGCCCGCCGACGAGATCGAGCGGCTGGTCGCCAACCGGCTGGACGAGATCGTCCACGAGCAGGCCAATCCGGCCCGGCGCGCCGCCAAGGCGCTCTACGCCGAGCTGTTCGACGCCGCCGACCGACTCTCCCGCCCCCGCTCGGGCACCGCCGAGACGGTCAAGCGGATCGACCGCGCGGCCGTCCAGGCCTTCTACGCCGAGCACGTCCGCCCCGCCACCGCCACCCTGGTGGTCGTCGGCGACCTGACCGGCACCGACCTGCCGGCCCTGCTGGAGTCCACCCTGGGCCGCTGGAGCGGCGAGCAGGCCGCCCCCAGCGGCAGCGCCGCGGTCAACGCCGACGACGCCGGACGGGTGATCATCGTCGACCGGCCCGGCTCGGTGCAGACCCAGGTGCTGATCGGCCGGATCGGTCCCGACCGGCACGACCCCGCCTGGGCCGCGCAGATCCTGGGCACCTACTGCCTGGGCGGCACCCTCACCTCCCGGCTGGACCGGGTGCTGCGCGAGGAGAAGGGCTACACGTACGGCGTGCGGGCCTTCGCCCAGCCGCTGCGCTCCGCCGCCGACGGCTCGGGCCGGGCGCTGCTGGCGATCAGCGGGTCGGTGGACACCGACTCCACCGCCCCCGCGCTGGCCGACACCTGGGCCATCCTGCGCACCCTGGCCGCCGAAGGCCTCACCGACGGCGAGCGTGAGGAGGCCGTGCAGTTCCTGGTCGGCGTCGCGCCGCTGAAGTACGAGACCGCCGGATCGGTCGCCGCCACCCTGGCAGACCAGGTGGAGCAGCACCTGGCCGACGACTTCCAGGCCGAGGTCTACCAGCAGCTGGCGGCCCTCGACACCGCCGCCGCCACCGCCGCCGTGGTGGCCGCGTTCCCGCCCGAGCGACTGGTGACCGTGCTGGTCGGCGACGCCTCGGTGATCGCCGGGCCGGTCAAGGAACTGGGCATCGGCGAGGTCACGGTCGTCACCAACTGA
- a CDS encoding GNAT family N-acetyltransferase: MRELTIDTAAAAGLDELGEPGAHPIIRWAAQGFAPGVRAFTLDGAVAVASPALSCRDRLAVHGPAEPAARLLRQVLREVGPDFRPIGEHALMTSLLAAVPELRAAAEFFWMDLAGPPTAPAPSVPNQHQRPATAPTPAARWLTPDELPDAAALLDLAFPDSYAHPGRPGARAWAGVRDHEGRLTALAADAWSAPDLGLLAGVTAHPVHGRGRGHAEAACRLVLDTLVRRYGRAGLMVAGENAAAIRLYERLGLRRRAVLAAYVI; encoded by the coding sequence GTGCGCGAACTGACCATCGACACCGCGGCCGCCGCCGGGCTGGACGAGCTCGGCGAGCCCGGCGCCCACCCGATCATCCGCTGGGCCGCCCAGGGCTTCGCCCCCGGCGTGCGGGCCTTCACCCTGGACGGCGCCGTAGCGGTGGCCTCCCCGGCCCTCTCCTGCCGCGACCGCCTCGCCGTGCACGGCCCCGCCGAGCCCGCCGCCCGGCTGCTCCGCCAGGTGCTGCGCGAGGTCGGCCCCGACTTCCGGCCGATCGGCGAGCACGCGCTGATGACCTCGCTGCTGGCCGCGGTACCCGAGCTGCGGGCGGCCGCCGAGTTCTTCTGGATGGACCTCGCCGGCCCGCCGACCGCACCGGCCCCCTCCGTCCCGAACCAGCACCAGCGCCCGGCCACAGCCCCGACCCCGGCCGCCCGCTGGCTGACCCCCGACGAGCTGCCCGACGCCGCGGCCCTGCTCGACCTGGCCTTCCCCGACTCCTACGCCCACCCCGGGCGCCCCGGCGCCCGCGCCTGGGCCGGCGTCCGGGACCACGAGGGCCGACTCACCGCCCTCGCCGCCGACGCCTGGAGCGCCCCCGACCTCGGCCTGCTGGCCGGCGTCACCGCCCACCCGGTGCACGGCCGCGGCCGCGGGCACGCCGAGGCTGCCTGCCGACTGGTCCTGGACACCCTGGTGCGCCGCTACGGCCGGGCCGGGCTGATGGTGGCCGGGGAGAACGCCGCCGCCATCCGCCTCTACGAGCGCCTGGGCCTGCGCCGGCGCGCGGTACTGGCCGCCTACGTGATCTGA
- a CDS encoding RtcB family protein, with protein MSYTEVPGARVPIRMWADPATVEGAAMQQLRNISTLPWLHGLAVMPDVHLGKGATVGSVIAMNGAVCPAAVGVDIGCGMSAVKTSLTARDLPDDLSRLRSKIEQAIPVGRGLHGEPVDPRSLHGFGTAGWDDFWDRFDQVAPEVKWRRERAMQQMGTLGSGNHFVEVCVDKADSVWLMLHSGSRNIGKELAEHHMTVARSLPHNQGIVDRDLAVFIADTPQMNAYRQDLFWAQEYAKRNRAMMMALFQDVLRREFRKAKVAFEPVISCHHNYVAEERYDGVDLLVTRKGAIRAGSGDYGIIPGSMGTGSYIVRGLGSLDSFNSASHGAGRKMSRTAAKKRFTTQDLEEQTRGVECRKDSGVVDEIPGAYKSIEKVMDQQRDLVEVVAHLKQVVCVKG; from the coding sequence ATGTCGTACACCGAGGTACCCGGCGCGCGCGTCCCGATCCGGATGTGGGCCGACCCGGCCACCGTCGAGGGCGCCGCGATGCAGCAGCTGCGCAACATCTCCACCCTCCCCTGGCTGCACGGCCTGGCCGTGATGCCGGACGTCCACCTGGGCAAGGGCGCCACCGTCGGCTCCGTCATCGCGATGAACGGCGCGGTCTGCCCGGCCGCGGTCGGCGTGGACATCGGCTGCGGGATGAGCGCGGTGAAGACCTCGCTCACCGCCCGCGACCTGCCCGACGACCTCAGCCGGCTGCGCTCCAAGATCGAGCAGGCGATCCCGGTCGGCCGCGGCCTGCACGGCGAGCCGGTCGACCCGCGTTCGCTGCACGGTTTCGGCACGGCGGGCTGGGACGACTTCTGGGATCGCTTCGACCAGGTCGCTCCGGAGGTGAAGTGGCGGCGCGAGCGGGCGATGCAGCAGATGGGGACGCTGGGATCCGGCAACCACTTCGTGGAGGTATGTGTAGATAAGGCCGATTCGGTCTGGCTGATGCTGCACTCCGGGTCGCGCAACATCGGCAAGGAGCTGGCGGAGCACCACATGACGGTGGCCCGCTCGCTGCCGCACAACCAGGGCATCGTCGACCGCGACCTCGCCGTCTTCATCGCGGACACCCCGCAGATGAACGCCTACCGCCAGGACCTCTTCTGGGCCCAGGAGTACGCCAAGCGCAACCGCGCGATGATGATGGCGCTCTTCCAGGACGTGCTGCGCCGTGAGTTCCGCAAGGCGAAGGTCGCCTTCGAGCCGGTGATCAGCTGTCACCACAACTACGTCGCCGAGGAGCGCTACGACGGCGTCGACCTGCTGGTCACCCGCAAGGGCGCGATCCGGGCCGGTTCCGGCGACTACGGAATCATCCCCGGTTCGATGGGCACCGGTTCGTACATCGTCCGCGGTTTGGGCAGTCTGGACTCGTTCAACTCCGCCTCGCACGGCGCGGGGCGGAAGATGAGCCGGACGGCGGCGAAGAAGCGGTTCACCACGCAGGACCTGGAGGAGCAGACCAGGGGTGTGGAGTGCCGCAAGGACAGCGGTGTGGTGGACGAGATCCCAGGGGCGTACAAGTCCATCGAGAAGGTGATGGATCAGCAGCGTGACCTGGTCGAGGTGGTCGCACACCTCAAGCAGGTGGTCTGTGTGAAGGGCTGA
- a CDS encoding cyclopropane-fatty-acyl-phospholipid synthase family protein, translated as MDRQERSRLAHAHHPVTAPLADDTVAALLRHAVRRGDERVLQLGCGSGAWLLRALAAHPELTADGVDPDPAALTDARVAAEQLGLARRLGLHHRAPADFTAARPYDLLLCVGATPALGGLLPALAAAERQLAPGGTLLLGQGYWQRPPEQAARDALGPLADDLRDLPALTDLLTTAGWLPVHGHTSTRAELDDYEWSWTGSLTAWALDHPEHPAAAQAASTATDHRTAWLHGYREAFGFVTLLLRRRAG; from the coding sequence ATGGACCGTCAGGAGCGCTCCCGCCTCGCCCACGCCCACCACCCCGTCACCGCCCCGCTCGCCGACGACACCGTGGCCGCACTGCTGCGCCACGCCGTGCGCCGCGGGGACGAGCGGGTCCTGCAACTCGGCTGCGGCAGCGGCGCCTGGCTGCTGCGCGCGCTGGCGGCCCACCCCGAACTGACCGCCGACGGGGTCGACCCCGACCCCGCCGCCCTGACGGACGCCCGGGTCGCCGCCGAACAGCTGGGTCTGGCCCGCCGGCTCGGCCTGCACCACCGGGCGCCCGCCGACTTCACCGCGGCCCGCCCCTACGACCTGCTGCTCTGCGTCGGCGCCACCCCCGCCCTGGGCGGCCTGCTCCCCGCCCTCGCCGCCGCCGAACGCCAGCTGGCCCCCGGCGGCACCCTGCTGCTCGGCCAGGGCTACTGGCAGCGCCCGCCGGAGCAGGCGGCCCGCGACGCCCTCGGCCCCCTCGCCGACGACCTGCGCGACCTGCCCGCCCTCACCGACCTGCTCACCACCGCCGGCTGGCTCCCCGTCCACGGCCACACCAGCACCCGCGCCGAACTCGACGACTACGAGTGGTCCTGGACCGGCTCCCTCACCGCCTGGGCCCTGGACCACCCCGAACACCCCGCCGCCGCCCAGGCCGCCAGCACCGCCACCGACCACCGCACCGCCTGGCTGCACGGCTACCGGGAGGCGTTCGGCTTCGTCACGCTGCTGCTGCGACGGCGGGCGGGCTGA
- a CDS encoding pitrilysin family protein, protein MANPASASDNGGIAITEHRLANGLRVVLSEDHLTPVAAVCLWYDVGSRHEVKGRTGLAHLFEHLMFQGSANVSNNGHFELVQGAGGSLNGTTSFERTNYFETMPTHQLELALWLEADRMGSLLAALDDASMENQRDVVKNERRQRYDNVPYGTAFEKLTALSFPGDHPYHHTPIGSMTDLDAATLEDARAFFRTYYAPNNAVLSVVGDIDPEQTVAWVEKYFGSIPAHDGKQPPRDGALPDIMGEEVRELVEEEVPSRALMAAYRLPQDGTREADAADLALTVLGSGESSRLYNRLVRRDRTAVSAGFGLLRLAGAPSLGWLDVKTSGEATIAQIEIAVDEELARFAAEGPTAAELERAQAQIEREWLDRLTTVAGRADELCRYAVLFGDPKLVNSALAKVLDVTAEEVKAVAAAHLRPDNRAVLVYEPLPATADHDAADADAAGAAEEDAA, encoded by the coding sequence ATGGCCAACCCGGCCTCCGCCTCCGACAACGGAGGCATCGCCATCACCGAGCACCGCCTGGCCAACGGCCTGCGCGTGGTGCTCTCCGAGGACCACCTCACCCCGGTCGCCGCCGTCTGCCTCTGGTACGACGTGGGCTCCCGCCACGAGGTGAAGGGCCGTACCGGGCTGGCGCACCTCTTCGAGCACCTGATGTTCCAGGGCTCCGCCAACGTCTCCAACAACGGGCACTTCGAACTGGTCCAGGGCGCCGGCGGTTCGCTCAACGGCACCACCAGCTTCGAGCGCACCAACTACTTCGAGACCATGCCGACCCACCAGCTGGAGCTCGCCCTCTGGCTGGAGGCCGACCGGATGGGATCGCTGCTGGCCGCCCTCGACGACGCGTCGATGGAGAACCAGCGCGACGTGGTCAAGAACGAGCGCCGCCAGCGCTACGACAACGTGCCCTACGGCACCGCCTTCGAGAAGCTCACCGCGCTCTCCTTCCCCGGCGACCACCCGTACCACCACACCCCGATCGGCTCGATGACCGATCTGGACGCCGCCACCCTGGAGGACGCCCGGGCGTTCTTCCGCACCTACTACGCGCCCAACAACGCGGTGCTCTCGGTGGTCGGCGACATCGACCCCGAGCAGACCGTCGCCTGGGTCGAGAAGTACTTCGGCAGCATCCCCGCCCACGACGGCAAGCAGCCCCCGCGCGACGGCGCGCTGCCCGACATCATGGGCGAGGAGGTCCGCGAGCTGGTCGAGGAGGAGGTCCCGTCCCGCGCGCTGATGGCCGCCTACCGGCTGCCGCAGGACGGCACCCGCGAGGCCGACGCCGCCGACCTGGCGCTCACCGTGCTCGGCTCCGGCGAGTCCAGCCGCCTCTACAACCGGCTGGTCCGCCGCGACCGAACCGCCGTCTCGGCCGGCTTCGGCCTGCTGCGGCTGGCCGGCGCCCCCTCGCTGGGCTGGCTGGACGTCAAGACCTCGGGCGAGGCCACCATCGCGCAGATCGAGATCGCCGTCGACGAGGAACTGGCCCGCTTCGCCGCCGAGGGCCCCACCGCGGCCGAACTGGAGCGCGCGCAGGCCCAGATCGAACGCGAGTGGCTGGACCGGCTCACCACGGTCGCCGGTCGGGCGGACGAACTCTGCCGCTACGCCGTCCTGTTCGGCGATCCCAAGCTGGTGAACAGCGCCCTCGCCAAGGTGCTCGACGTCACCGCCGAGGAGGTCAAGGCGGTCGCCGCCGCCCACCTGCGTCCCGACAACCGAGCGGTCCTGGTCTACGAGCCGCTCCCCGCCACCGCTGACCACGACGCCGCCGACGCTGACGCCGCCGGCGCCGCCGAGGAGGACGCCGCATGA
- a CDS encoding HPr family phosphocarrier protein, whose amino-acid sequence MAERRVTIGWPEGLHARPASVFVRAAAATGVPVTIAKAAGGAPVNAASMLGLLALGAAGGEEVVLASDAPEADAALDRLAKLVQEGLDELPAA is encoded by the coding sequence ATGGCTGAGCGCCGCGTCACCATCGGTTGGCCCGAGGGCCTGCACGCCCGTCCCGCCTCCGTCTTCGTGCGGGCGGCGGCCGCCACCGGTGTGCCGGTCACCATCGCCAAGGCCGCCGGAGGCGCCCCGGTCAACGCCGCCTCGATGCTCGGCCTGCTGGCGCTCGGCGCCGCGGGCGGCGAGGAGGTCGTGCTGGCCTCCGACGCCCCCGAGGCCGACGCCGCGCTGGACCGCCTGGCCAAGCTGGTCCAGGAGGGCCTGGACGAGCTGCCCGCGGCCTGA